The following coding sequences are from one uncultured Bacteroides sp. window:
- a CDS encoding transposase has translation MPKKPIDYKYILSMFLPKGMLDYFDFTDYSDMGDYYIFSLEEKNTIPDEYSSLPLVSKGFYPEITVTDFPVRDRTVYLKVKRRRWEDKQTGKTYSRDWQLVADGTRITAEFGSFLKELS, from the coding sequence ATGCCAAAGAAACCAATCGATTATAAGTATATATTGTCCATGTTCCTTCCCAAAGGGATGCTTGACTATTTTGATTTTACGGACTATTCAGATATGGGTGATTATTATATATTCTCTCTTGAAGAGAAAAATACCATACCGGACGAGTATTCAAGTCTTCCGCTAGTTTCAAAAGGTTTCTATCCCGAGATAACAGTTACCGATTTTCCTGTTCGTGACCGCACTGTATATTTAAAAGTTAAACGTCGCAGATGGGAGGATAAGCAAACGGGTAAGACATACAGCAGGGACTGGCAATTGGTTGCAGACGGAACTAGGATAACAGCCGAGTTCGGTTCTTTTTTAAAAGAGCTATCTTGA
- a CDS encoding transposase, protein MKSKTLNDYYKEHLSGYRSWNQLSHADEYMYFKDNLGENISIDETAFSNGELYTIVTNKAGHGKHGTVIAMIKGTKAEDVCKYLMKLPEGKRRMVKNVTLDMAGSMRQIAKRCFPYATQIIDRFHVQMQMQEALQELRVQYRWQAIEQENSDIQRARTERRKYIPQCFDNGDTIRQLLVRSRYLLFKSPDKWTNSQRIRAEILFKQFDDIKQLYYLALQLGQIYSQNYDKNVARAKLALWFNKVEEWNYPQFNTVIETFKNHNDRILNFFENRLTNAAAESFNAKLKSFRATFRGVNDVKFYLYRVMMLYA, encoded by the coding sequence ATGAAGTCTAAGACACTTAACGATTACTACAAAGAACATCTAAGCGGCTATCGTTCCTGGAACCAGCTCTCGCATGCTGATGAGTATATGTATTTCAAGGACAATTTAGGTGAGAATATATCTATTGACGAAACAGCCTTCAGCAATGGAGAGCTATATACCATTGTAACCAATAAAGCAGGTCATGGTAAGCATGGTACGGTTATAGCCATGATAAAGGGAACAAAAGCTGAGGATGTATGCAAATACCTGATGAAGTTACCAGAAGGAAAACGTAGGATGGTCAAGAACGTGACACTTGACATGGCCGGAAGTATGAGACAAATAGCCAAGAGGTGTTTTCCTTACGCTACGCAGATCATAGACCGCTTTCATGTACAAATGCAGATGCAGGAAGCATTGCAGGAGCTACGTGTGCAATATCGATGGCAGGCTATTGAGCAGGAGAACTCAGATATACAAAGAGCAAGAACAGAAAGAAGAAAATATATACCTCAATGTTTTGATAACGGAGATACCATCAGGCAGCTTCTTGTCCGAAGCAGATATCTACTATTCAAGAGTCCTGATAAATGGACAAACTCTCAAAGAATAAGGGCTGAAATACTCTTTAAACAGTTTGACGATATAAAACAATTATATTATTTGGCTCTGCAACTCGGACAGATATACTCTCAAAACTATGATAAAAATGTTGCAAGAGCAAAGCTTGCACTGTGGTTCAACAAGGTAGAGGAATGGAATTACCCTCAGTTCAATACGGTAATAGAAACCTTTAAAAATCACAATGATAGGATATTGAATTTCTTTGAAAACAGACTCACAAATGCAGCAGCTGAATCTTTCAATGCCAAGCTTAAATCCTTTAGGGCTACATTCAGAGGAGTAAATGATGTAAAATTCTATCTTTATAGAGTGATGATGCTATATGCGTAA
- the nspC gene encoding carboxynorspermidine decarboxylase, translating to MIDFTRFPSPCYIMEEELLRKNLSLIKEVKERAGVEIILAFKSFAMWRSFPIFREYINHSTASSVYEARLAFEEFGSKAHTYSPAYTESDFSEIMRYSSHISFNSLTQFERFYPMIGKQNISCGLRINPEYSEVETELYNPCAPGTRFGITADLLPEILPLGVEGFHCHTLCESTSFELERTLTHIEEKFSGWFSQIKWLNLGGGHLMTRKDYDVEHLIGLLRSLRERYPHLQIILEPGSAFTWQTGVLTSEIVDVVESRGIKTAILNVSFTCHMPDCLEMPYQPTVRGAEMGEEGPYVYRLGGNSCLSGDYMGSWSFDHELKIGERVVFEDMIHYTMVKTNMFNGIHHPAIGLWTKEGNAEIYKQFTYEDYRDRMS from the coding sequence ATGATAGATTTTACTCGATTTCCTTCACCTTGCTACATTATGGAAGAAGAATTGCTAAGAAAAAATCTTTCTCTTATTAAAGAAGTCAAAGAGAGGGCAGGAGTTGAAATAATTCTTGCTTTTAAGTCTTTTGCAATGTGGAGGTCTTTCCCTATTTTTAGAGAATACATAAATCATTCTACTGCTAGCTCTGTTTATGAAGCTCGTTTGGCGTTTGAAGAATTTGGAAGTAAAGCACACACTTATTCTCCTGCTTATACTGAATCTGACTTTTCTGAAATCATGCGTTATAGTAGTCATATCAGTTTCAATTCATTGACACAGTTTGAACGTTTCTATCCTATGATTGGTAAGCAAAATATTTCATGTGGACTGCGAATTAACCCAGAATACTCAGAAGTTGAAACGGAGCTTTATAATCCATGTGCGCCGGGTACTCGCTTTGGGATTACAGCCGATCTTTTACCTGAAATTTTACCTTTAGGCGTTGAAGGGTTTCATTGTCATACTCTTTGTGAATCTACTTCTTTCGAGTTAGAAAGGACATTAACCCATATTGAAGAGAAATTTTCGGGATGGTTCTCTCAGATCAAATGGTTGAATCTTGGAGGAGGACATTTAATGACTCGAAAAGATTATGATGTGGAGCACCTGATCGGCTTGTTGCGCAGTTTAAGAGAACGTTATCCACATTTACAAATTATCCTTGAACCTGGTTCAGCTTTTACTTGGCAAACAGGTGTGTTGACTTCAGAAATTGTGGATGTGGTAGAGAGCAGAGGCATTAAAACAGCTATACTCAATGTAAGCTTTACCTGTCACATGCCCGATTGTTTGGAGATGCCTTATCAACCAACTGTACGGGGTGCAGAAATGGGAGAGGAAGGTCCTTATGTTTATCGTCTTGGAGGTAACTCTTGTTTAAGTGGTGATTATATGGGAAGTTGGAGTTTTGATCATGAATTAAAGATAGGTGAACGTGTTGTTTTTGAAGATATGATTCATTATACAATGGTTAAAACAAATATGTTTAATGGAATTCATCATCCTGCTATTGGATTATGGACAAAAGAAGGGAATGCTGAAATCTACAAACAATTTACTTATGAAGATTATAGAGATAGAATGAGTTGA
- a CDS encoding methionine synthase, with translation MEYIRPPFKIDIAGTFLLPPSLKDAQEQYRDGRISKITLRAIEDAEIRNLIEKLKIIGLEVVTDGRFRNASWPFDFMWNLEGIESCDIRRNALKLIGRLGFPSIHPILEDFMYLTGITGGDVIAKQVLPAPSLLLAELLSNDNCEQLRVFYPDNELLLADIAKVYQKLIQELYTLGCRYVQFDDNTRVITPEAIEVNNMSLVGHAPDLFVAFHASAQMLSSLNGVDAFFLDYNNESCGKTSLLWFIREQKATFGFIPSHYPLPDELDDIYEAIDEVTSYISLDRLSLCVPNAQILSNEDYEIAQKKQWDTLNMAKVAVTKLWPEEAVVEK, from the coding sequence ATGGAATATATCAGACCTCCGTTTAAGATAGATATCGCTGGTACTTTTTTACTCCCACCGAGTCTAAAAGATGCTCAAGAACAATATCGTGACGGACGGATTAGCAAGATTACATTGCGTGCCATAGAAGATGCCGAGATACGTAATCTAATAGAAAAGTTGAAAATAATAGGTTTAGAAGTCGTTACTGATGGGCGCTTCCGCAATGCTTCTTGGCCATTTGATTTTATGTGGAATTTAGAAGGCATAGAGTCATGTGATATAAGAAGAAATGCTCTAAAACTGATAGGAAGACTTGGTTTTCCCTCTATTCATCCCATTTTAGAGGACTTTATGTACCTCACTGGAATAACTGGAGGAGATGTTATTGCTAAACAAGTGCTACCTGCTCCTTCGTTGTTGTTAGCTGAATTGTTGAGTAATGATAACTGCGAACAGTTAAGAGTCTTTTATCCTGATAACGAGTTATTGTTAGCTGATATTGCAAAGGTTTATCAAAAACTTATTCAAGAGCTTTACACATTAGGTTGCCGTTATGTGCAGTTTGATGATAATACTAGAGTAATTACTCCTGAAGCTATTGAAGTAAATAATATGTCTCTAGTTGGGCATGCTCCAGATTTATTTGTTGCATTTCATGCTTCGGCTCAAATGCTATCTTCTTTGAATGGAGTTGATGCGTTTTTCCTTGATTATAATAATGAGAGTTGTGGCAAGACTTCGCTATTATGGTTTATTCGTGAACAAAAAGCAACTTTTGGTTTTATACCTTCTCATTATCCGCTACCCGATGAATTAGATGATATATATGAGGCTATAGATGAAGTAACTTCTTATATTTCTTTAGACCGTCTTAGTTTATGTGTTCCTAATGCTCAAATATTGTCTAATGAGGATTATGAAATAGCTCAAAAAAAACAATGGGATACATTGAATATGGCTAAGGTAGCAGTGACAAAACTTTGGCCTGAAGAAGCTGTTGTAGAAAAATAA